The following are from one region of the Anomaloglossus baeobatrachus isolate aAnoBae1 chromosome 1, aAnoBae1.hap1, whole genome shotgun sequence genome:
- the LOC142257091 gene encoding uncharacterized protein LOC142257091: MEEWEYLEGHKERYKEVMMEEPQPRTSPGLSSTRTTPERCPAPPPPPQDPQLLDPDKDLHIIIVPERNVRGDQRSKKEIPTDHRPDVCGIILNTYEEQVPDIASALHTQDLSSYVIKRSPDSPQNVEHNESHLRGIQYQVAHTGEKPYSCLECGKFFTENSSLVDHQKTHIEGKPILCLECGKYYNSKSSLDEHLRTHHTGEKPYSCPECEKCFSQESDLVKHQIIHTGEKPFFCTQCGKYFRKKSTLIVHQRTHTGKKPFSCLECGKCFNLKSVLVNHERIHTGEKPFTCTFCRKCFRQKTTLADHQRTHTGEKPFPCSECEKCFTWKSDLVNHKRIHTGEKPFSCNECGKCFRQKSTLFAHQIIHRKKPFSCQVCGKCFTHEAYLFEHQKTHTGEEPISCSECGKCFNRKSQLVVHLKTHTEEKPFSCSECGKGFDHKYSFVRHLRIHTEEKPFSCNLCGKSFTQNSYLVDHQKTHTGTKAILCLECGKSYSSKSSLDVHIRTHHKGEKPYSCTECAKCFTRKSVLAAHIKTHTGEKPFSCSECRKCFTHKSDLVRHQRIHTGEKPFSCNLCGKCFIQKSSLIAHQISHTAKPFSCPECGKCFTLESQLNVHIKSHRGEKPFSCSECGRCFFHKSAFVRHLSIHTG; the protein is encoded by the exons atggaggagtgggagtatctagaaggacacaaggagcggtacaaggaggtgatgatggaggagccccagccccgcacatcaccag gtctctccagtacgaggacgaccccagagagatgtcccgctcctcctcctcctccacaggatcctcag cttttggatCCGGATAAAGATCTGCACATTATTATTGttccagagagaaatgtgaggggcgatcagcggagtaaaaaggagattcctacagatcaccgccccg ATGTTTGTGGTATTATACTGAATACTTATGAAGAGCAAGTCCCAGATATAGCCTCAGCCCTTCATACCCAAGATTTGTCATCCTATGTCATTAAACGATCTCCTGATTCCCCACAGAATGTTGAGCATAATGAAAGTCACTTAAGAGGCATTCAGTATCAAGtagctcacacaggggagaagccatattcatgcctagaatgtgggaaattttttaCTGAGAATTCATCTCTGGTTGACCATCAGAAAACTCACATAGAGGGTAAGCCTATTttgtgtttagaatgtgggaaatattataaCAGTAAATCAAGTCTTGATGAACATTTAAGAACtcatcacacaggggaaaagccgtattcatgtccagaatgtgagaaatgtttcagtcaggaatcagatcttgttaaacatcaaataattcacacgggggagaagccatttttttgtACCCAATGCGGAAAGTATTTTAGAAAAAAGTCAACTCTAATtgtacatcaaagaactcacacagggaagaaaCCATTTtcctgtttagaatgtgggaaatgttttaatttgaaatcagttcttgttaaccatgaaagaattcacactggggagaagccatttactTGTACCTTTTGTCGAAAGTGTTTTAGACAAAAGACAACTCTTGCTgatcatcaaagaactcacacaggggagaagccatttccttgttcagaatgtgagaaatgttttacttggaaatcagatcttgttaaccataaaagaattcacacaggggaaaagccattttcttgtaACGAATGTGGAAAGTGTTTCAGGCAAAAGTCAACTCTATTTGCTCATCAGATAATTCACAGGAAAAAACCATTTTCATGTCAggtatgtggaaaatgttttacccaCGAAGCATATCTTTTTGagcatcaaaaaactcacacaggggaggagCCAatatcatgttcagaatgtgggaaatgttttaatcggaaatcacagcttgttgtacatctaaaaactcacaccgaagagaagccattttcttgttcagaatgtggaaaaggcTTTGATCACAAATACAGTTTTGTTAGACATCTAAGAATTCatacagaggagaagccattttcatgtaatCTATGTGGGAAATCGTTTACTCAGAATTCATATCTAGTTgatcatcaaaaaactcacacggGGACTAAGGCTAttttatgtttagaatgtgggaaaagttataGCAGTAAATCAAGTCTTGATGTACATATAAGAACTCatcacaaaggggagaagccgtattcatgtacagaatgtgcAAAATGTTTTACTCGAAAATCAGTACTTGCTgcacatataaaaactcacacaggggagaaaccattttcttgttcagaatgtaggaaatgttttaccCACAAGTCAGATCTTGtcagacatcaaagaattcacacaggggaaaagccgttCTCTTGTAACCTATGTGGAAAGTGTTTTATACAAAAGTCATCTCTAATTGCACATCAGATATCTCACACCGCaaaaccattttcatgtccagaatgtggaaaatgttttactttgGAATCACAGCTTAATGTACATATAAAAAGTCacagaggggagaagccattttcatgctcagaatgtggaagaTGTTTTTTTCACAAATCCGCTTTTGTTAGACATCTGAGTATTCATACAGGGTAG